A genomic region of Trifolium pratense cultivar HEN17-A07 linkage group LG3, ARS_RC_1.1, whole genome shotgun sequence contains the following coding sequences:
- the LOC123913789 gene encoding serine/threonine-protein kinase SRK2A-like, protein MDKYEAVKDLGSGNFGVARLMRNKVTKELVAMKYIERGHKIDENVAREIMNHRSLRHPNIIRFKEVILTPTHLAIVMEYAAGGELFERICNAGRFSEDEARYFFQQLISGVHFCHTMQICHRDLKLENTLLDGSPAPRLKICDFGYSKSSLLHSRPKSTVGTPAYIAPEVLSRREYDGKMADVWSCGVTLYVMLVGAYPFEDQDDPKNFRKTIQRIMAIQYKIPDYVHISQDCRHLISRIFVANPLRRISIKEIKSHPWFLKNLPRELTESAQAMYYQRENPSFHLQSVDDVMKIVGEARNPPPVSRPVKGFGWDGEEDEAAEELEAELEEEDDEEDEYDKRVKEVHASGEFHIS, encoded by the exons ATGGACAAGTACGAGGCTGTTAAGGATTTGGGTTCTGGCAATTTTGGTGTTGCTAGGCTTATGAGGAACAAAGTTACAAAGGAACTTGTCGCCATGAAATACATCGAACGTGGTCACAAG ATTGATGAGAACGTTGCAAGGGAGATCATGAATCATAGGTCTCTTCGGCATCCGAATATAATTCGGTTTAAGGAG GTGATTTTGACTCCAACACATTTAGCAATAGTTATGGAGTATGCAGCTGGAGGAGAGCTCTTTGAGAGGATATGCAATGCTGGCAGGTTCAGTGAAGATGAG GCCAGGTACTTCTTTCAGCAGCTGATCTCAGGTGTCCATTTCTGTCATACCATG CAAATATGCCACAGAGATCTGAAGCTAGAAAATACCCTTTTAGATGGAAGTCCTGCACCCCGCTTAAAAATCTGTGACTTTGGTTATTCAAAG TCATCTTTGCTCCATTCACGGCCCAAATCAACTGTTGGAACACCGGCGTATATAGCACCAGAGGTTCTTTCTAGGCGGGAGTATGATGGAAAG ATGGCTGATGTTTGGTCATGTGGGGTGACTCTTTATGTCATGCTGGTTGGAGCATATCCCTTTGAGGATCAGGATGACCCTAAAAATTTTAGGAAAACAATCCAG CGTATCATGGCCATTCAATACAAAATTCCTGATTATGTTCACATATCTCAAGATTGTAGACACCTTATCTCTCGTATATTTGTTGCAAATCCATTGAGG AGAATCTCTATTAAGGAAATCAAGAGCCACCCATGGTTTTTAAAGAATCTCCCCAGGGAGCTGACAGAATCAGCTCAAGCTATGTATTACCAGAGAGAAAATCCAAGCTTTCATCTACAAAGCGTGGATGACGTAATGAAAATCGTTGGAGAGGCAAGAAACCCGCCTCCAGTATCTAGGCCCGTCAAAGGTTTTGGCTGGGATGGGGAAGAAGATGAAGCGGCAGAAGAGTTGGAAGCAGAATTGGAGGAAgaggatgatgaagaagatgagtATGATAAAAGGGTCAAAGAGGTTCATGCAAGTGGAGAATTCCATATTAGTTAA
- the LOC123916714 gene encoding probable glycosyltransferase At3g07620: MMKSSFNKCFSSSTNSSQFFTLFFFFTLSLTALILVSCWNHSPNISPFFVSWKWKGEENSSSIAPYGSHDGEKLNTNFKHKGANKKNLRDHKYTKLERIESKLVKARYSIKEASKIRNSTSIQHDQDYVPHGPIYRNANAFHRSYLEMEKMFKIFVYEEGEPPMFHNGPSKDIYSTEGLFIHEMQMGRHYHTNDPNEAFVYFLPFSVVMMVQYIYVPGAYDRNSIGLSINDYIQIISHKYPFWNQSLGHDHFMVSCHDWGPIASAYVDNLFNNSIRVLCNANTSEGFNPTKDVPYPEVFLKTGELTGLLEGYPPSQRTTLAFFAGHLHGHIRYLLLKTWKNKDQDVQVYDEIPEDVSYHSKLKSSKFCLCPSGYEVASHRLTEAIYSECVPVLISDNYVPPFSDVLNWKAFSVQIDVKDIPNIKKILMGISQRKYLKMQRRVKQVQRHFVPNVPPKRFDVFHMTIHSIWLRRLNIHIHDDDQSY; this comes from the exons ATGATGAAATCTTCTTTTAACAAGTGTTTCTCTTCCTCCACTAATtcttctcaatttttcactctctttttcttcttcacatTATCATTAACTGCACTAATTCTTGTTTCTTGTTGGAATCATTCTCCAAATATCTCaccattttttgtttcttgGAAATGGAAAGGAGAAGAAAATTCTTCCTCAATTGCACCATATGGTTCTCAT GATGGTGAAAAGCTTAACACAAACTTTAAGCATAAAGGTGCAAACAAAAAGAACCTTAGAGATCACAAATACACCAAGTTGGAAAGAATTGAATCAAAATTGGTTAAAGCAAGGTATTCCATCAAAGAAGCTAGCAAAATTCGAAATTCGACATCGATTCAGCATGACCAAGATTATGTTCCTCATGGTCCAATTTACAGAAATGCCAATGCTTTTCATAG gaGTTACCTAGAGATGGAAAAAATGTTCAAGATTTTTGTGTATGAGGAAGGGGAGCCACCAATGTTTCATAATGGTCCAAGCAAAGATATATACTCAACAGAGGGATTATTCATACATGAAATGCAAATGGGAAGACACTATCATACTAATGATCCAAATGAAGCTTTTGTGTATTTTCTACCTTTCAGTGTGGTTATGATGGTTCAATATATCTATGTGCCTGGCGCATATGATAGAAATTCTATTGGTCTTTCTATAAATGACTATATACAGATTATATCTCATAAATATCCTTTCTGGAATCAATCTTTAGGTCATGATCATTTCATGGTTTCTTGTCATGATTGG GGTCCAATTGCATCTGCTTACGTGGACAACTTGTTCAATAATTCAATAAGGGTACTTTGCAATGCAAATACATCAGAAGGATTCAACCCAACAAAAGATGTACCATACCCTGAAGTGTTTCTCAAGACAGGAGAACTCACAGGTCTACTAGAAGGTTACCCTCCATCTCAAAGGACAACCCTTGCTTTCTTTGCAGGTCATTTGCATGGTCACATAAGATACCTACTCCTCAAAACATGGAAAAACAAAGACCAAGATGTGCAAGTTTATGATGAAATTCCTGAGGATGTTTCTTATCACTCAAAGCTTAAAAGCAGCAAGTTTTGTTTATGTCCAAGTGGTTATGAAGTAGCAAGTCATAGATTAACTGAAGCTATATATTCAGAATGTGTGCCTGTATTGATTTCTGATAACTATGTTCCACCTTTTAGTGATGTTTTGAATTGGAAAGCATTTTCAGTTCAAATAGATGTGAAGGACATTCCTAATATTAAGAAGATACTTATGGGAATTTCACAAAGAAAGTACTTGAAGATGCAGAGAAGAGTGAAACAAGTGCAAAGACATTTTGTTCCTAATGTTCCACCAAAGAGGTTTGATGTTTTCCATATGACTATCCATTCCATTTGGCTAAGAAGGTTGAACATCCATATTCATGATGATGATCAGTCATATTAA